The Fusarium fujikuroi IMI 58289 draft genome, chromosome FFUJ_chr01 sequence GGACAGATCACGGTCTCGACCGACTTCATCTCGGAGATACAGCGGTGCCTGGAGAATTATCAGGATACAGATCGCGGGAACGCTTCTGGCTCCGAGGATACCTTTGACGACGAGACATATGCTAGTGCCATTCGAAAGGATTTGAGATCCCTCACCTCTCAAGGCTTTGAGGTTAAGGAGatgggcgagaagaagctgaagggtCTGGAAAACCCTGAGGTTGTGTACTCGCTCTACCCTCATGCATTGGCTGGACGTATCGAATTCCACCTGCAGCATGAGAGGAAGGAAGAAGGGGGAGGCGGTGGCGATAAGCCAGCTGTCCTGGCACCCGGAGCAGAGCTCAGTATCGACCCAGATGCAATTTGGACTCTTTGGAGAATCAGTTTGCGACTTGAGATGCTTTGCAGCTCGCTGGAAGGCAACGAGGCCCCAGGGCTACAACCACCAGAGACAGAACTGCTCGAGCGCATCAAGCAGCGTGGAGGAGAGGTCACAGATCGCTTCTTGTTGAACTTTTTGGAGCACCAAGTGAGCAGGATAGAGGTGAGTTTGAGCTGACCTACACATGAGTGGAACCTTACTGACAACGTTAGACCTGCATATCGACACTGGCGATGCGCCACCTTGCTACTGGTGGTGGCCCTATTAAGGAACTAGAAGATCTCCAGGGCCCAATGGCTGCAATCTTGGATATGTTCATGGCGCAGAGAAAGGAACTTGAACGATACAGAAGGAAATATGGTGCACTGCCAAGCCCCTCCAGtagcgaagatgaagatgacgacgacgacgacgatccTGACACAGAGGAAGGGAGCGACACAGAGCAAGAGTTGTGATTGGGTTCAGACGATTGGTTTATTTGAACGTTACCCGAGCACTTATATATGCTATAATCACCCACGCGACACGAGGAACACGACAAGGGTAGGGTAAACAGAACGTTTTTTGCTTGCACGATTTACTTTTGGATGGGAAACTTTGTCTTTTTGAGTAGGTGCTGGGTTTGCTCTCTATATTCCAGACGCTTCGGTGCGATGTGCTCATGTGTTTGCGGTTGGGTAGGGTAGGGTCGGGCTGGGGTTGGAAAAGATATTGGGTTCGAAGatggcagggcagggcaaggCAGGACGTGGCGTTGGGCTATGGAGAAAGCAAGGAAATATTGATACTTGGCTGCTTTGTCTGCCAGGAGGCTCACATACTATACTTTGTTGCGCCCAGTGTAAATTGGGATGATGGGTTCTTGTCTTTTCAGGGGTTATGCATGGCATCGAGGAGTCCACGCAAGCACGTATGCATTGTTTATACGATATGATAGGGCATTACAAAATCAGACGATGTAGTATCACAAGGCATGGCCTCATGCGCACACTCACACTGACTGATTATTGAACTGTGATGGAAGCAGACACTGACCTTGTGTCGTCTTGACGATCTGACTAACTGACACGCCTCAAGATCCGGATTCGGGGTGACATTCGAGGTCCAACCCACCAACCACCTGTATAGCCCCTGACCAGATTTCTGACAGCAGCGACATTGGCGCCCAGTCCAAGTATTTTGTCACCACCGATAGTTCCCTCCTCACTCTCATCTCCTGCAGCAGGAGAGCCAGGCTTGAGAATCTCAACACCGTCGTAACCCGCGACAACTCCTATAACCTGCCAGCCACCCAACACCTTGCGTGGGTTCTCTGCGAGAGCATAGTCGAAGCGCTCCCAGAAACGCGGCCAATAAAGTTGGTCTCCCTTTTCGGTCTTGTCGAAGACTAGAACAGGTGCCGCAAAATCAGGGTTGGGGCTGATGGGGAAAGCGATGGGACAACCAGATGGATTCTGCCCAAACAAGGTCAGCCCCGTCATACAACTCAAGACGTCGGCGTGGACGTCGATGACAGGAGTAGGGTCATCACGGGTGATGTAAGAGAGTTGCTGAAGTGCGTCACCGCCTGGATAGTTAAGTGAAGAGAATAGGAGCATGACAGTGCTGCCTGCGAAGCTGACGAGGACCGACAAGGCGATGGCGGCAGACACGCCACGGTAGATGATGGATTTAGAGGCGCGAGAGGAGACAAAATTGGCGCCGAGAGCTGCAGCGGCAGTCAGAGACGGCACCACATAGAAAATGAAACGAGCCTCTTTATGAGGCTGAGCAGAATAAATGGCCACAAAGAGCAAGTTGGGGATCAGCAATGTCTGGGTAGCCCGTGATGTGCCAGGCTGGAGTAGTGCATACACTGCCAACGCTGGTACGGAGGGGTTAAGCAATAGCTTGGGAAGCGCTGAGGTGAAATAGTAATGCCATGGAGAAACGCCCCATTCTGACGAAGATCCAAGAATAGCGTTGAAGTAGAAACCCCATAACTCGGGCCATAGGGGCTTCTGCCAGAAATACGAGTCAATGGGCACGGAAATAAGCAGTGAAGAGATGAATGAGCCGAGGAAAGTGAGAATCAAGGGGCGCAGACCGATACGACCCGTGAAAAGGAGGTAGAGTCCTGTcgtgctgagaagaacagcGACTTCAGAGCGGAAGATGGCTGCCGCAATGACCAAGAGGGCGATGGCTTGTTTCTGACGAGCAGCAGACAGATGAGGTGAAGGTTGGGGAAGCAGGAATGCCGAAGCAAGGGTAGCTAGTCACAGTGAGCTGAAGGTTCTAGCATCGATGGTGTATGAGATGACTTACTGAGACAGAATGCGTACATGTTTGGCAACGTCCGGGAAACATAGTAGTTGATATGGAACTGACTCGCCATAAACACCACCCACCAAGCTGAGACACCTGATCCATAAGCTCTCTTGAGAGAAGACTTGAAGGTCAAGAGCGCAGCAACATTAGCCGCACCAAGGATTCCTCGAACTATGAGCTGTGCATGCTGGAAGCCAACAAGAGCGACGATGGGCTGCCCTAGTCCTGCGAGGAGCACAGCACCGAGAAAAGTCCGGGGCACGGCGCCGGGAAAGGTGAAATGATCGTAAGTATGGGAGAGGCGTTCATATACATCCCGGGTGGGTGTTCCGTAGATGAGTATGTCGTGGGCTGCTTGTATATTGAAAGACTCTTCCACTTTTGTATAGGGCGACACAAGTAGATGAACGAGtgggatggtgatgagaagacaCGTTAGGAAAATATCTGGGAATATTCAGTATACCTCACTTTTACAGCGCAACAGGAAAACGATATACCTGaagtcttcatcttggctgatATAGAGCTCTTACTCTAGGTACTACGAGAGCTACTGTAGATACCTT is a genomic window containing:
- a CDS encoding related to ECM39 protein, involved in cell wall biogenesis and architecture, whose translation is MKTSDIFLTCLLITIPLVHLLVSPYTKVEESFNIQAAHDILIYGTPTRDVYERLSHTYDHFTFPGAVPRTFLGAVLLAGLGQPIVALVGFQHAQLIVRGILGAANVAALLTFKSSLKRAYGSGVSAWWVVFMASQFHINYYVSRTLPNMYAFCLTTLASAFLLPQPSPHLSAARQKQAIALLVIAAAIFRSEVAVLLSTTGLYLLFTGRIGLRPLILTFLGSFISSLLISVPIDSYFWQKPLWPELWGFYFNAILGSSSEWGVSPWHYYFTSALPKLLLNPSVPALAVYALLQPGTSRATQTLLIPNLLFVAIYSAQPHKEARFIFYVVPSLTAAAALGANFVSSRASKSIIYRGVSAAIALSVLVSFAGSTVMLLFSSLNYPGGDALQQLSYITRDDPTPVIDVHADVLSCMTGLTLFGQNPSGCPIAFPISPNPDFAAPVLVFDKTEKGDQLYWPRFWERFDYALAENPRKVLGGWQVIGVVAGYDGVEILKPGSPAAGDESEEGTIGGDKILGLGANVAAVRNLVRGYTGGWWVGPRMSPRIRILRRVS